From a single Bacillota bacterium genomic region:
- a CDS encoding sugar ABC transporter permease, translating to MKLFSKADIKGGVHHRLHFIKSVYKYRGLLLMLLPGILFFIIFHYIPMYGVLLAFKDFRIMDGIMASPWVGLKHFQKAFSDPYFLQVFKNSLLISIYKHVWGFPAPILFALLLNEVINQKFKKLVQTVSYLPYFLSWVVVAGMFINILSLNGPINAIISILGFKPRLFLTDPTHFRSILVITDIWKGFGWGSIIYLAAISDIEEEMYESAYLDGANRFQRAFHITIPSLAPVIVIVLILSCSSILNAGFDQVFNLYNSMVMDVSDIIDTYVYRKGLLDMDYSYATAVGVFKSIVALILIIGTNKAANKLGGKGYGLW from the coding sequence ATGAAATTGTTTTCAAAAGCAGATATAAAAGGTGGGGTACATCATAGATTACATTTTATAAAGAGTGTATATAAATATCGGGGATTATTATTAATGCTTTTACCTGGAATTCTGTTTTTCATTATTTTCCATTACATCCCTATGTATGGCGTTTTACTAGCGTTTAAAGATTTTAGAATTATGGATGGGATTATGGCGAGTCCATGGGTTGGACTAAAACACTTTCAAAAAGCTTTTTCTGATCCATATTTTCTGCAGGTTTTTAAAAACTCGTTACTCATTAGTATATATAAGCATGTTTGGGGTTTTCCAGCACCAATTCTGTTTGCACTTTTGCTAAATGAAGTAATAAACCAGAAATTTAAGAAACTGGTCCAAACAGTATCCTATCTACCATACTTTTTATCATGGGTAGTTGTTGCTGGAATGTTTATAAATATTCTATCCCTAAATGGTCCAATAAATGCTATTATTTCAATCTTAGGATTTAAACCAAGGCTGTTTCTGACAGATCCAACACATTTTAGAAGTATCCTTGTTATAACTGATATATGGAAAGGATTTGGGTGGGGATCTATAATATATCTGGCAGCTATAAGCGATATAGAGGAGGAGATGTATGAGTCTGCATATTTGGATGGTGCAAATAGGTTTCAAAGAGCTTTTCATATTACAATTCCTTCACTTGCTCCTGTTATAGTTATAGTATTGATTTTAAGTTGTTCGAGTATTCTAAATGCAGGGTTTGATCAAGTCTTCAATCTTTACAATTCTATGGTTATGGATGTTTCTGATATTATTGACACATATGTTTACCGAAAAGGTTTACTTGATATGGATTACAGTTATGCTACTGCAGTTGGGGTCTTTAAATCAATAGTTGCATTAATTCTGATTATTGGAACTAATAAAGCTGCTAATAAGCTCGGAGGAAAAGGTTATGGATTATGGTAG